Genomic segment of Paenibacillus sp. FSL R5-0623:
CATCTTCCGAATTAACTTGAAAACCTTTCGGAAATGAAATCAAGATACACGGCAGTTCATCCTCTGCCCATTGTCCGTGATATGGAAAAGAAACCCCTTCATTTCTTACAAAAAATCCTGAACTTTCTTGATCTGATGCAATAGAAATAGAGTAAACAAAGAAGGGATGGATGTCATCTCTCTTTTCTCCTGCCACAAAATACTGATAGAACGTCTGATACGCCTCGTACACCTGATTATAATCATGCTCTGTTCGGGCAGCATTGGTACGATAGAATTGCGCTTGCCGATGCTCCAAAAGCTGCAAAAGGCTTTTAAACTCTTCAGGAGTGATGAAGAATCTCAGTTTATAGAATCCGCTATTCTTTAATTTGTCCATTTCTTTTCGCTCACCGCCCTGTTTAGAAATGTTATGCCAATTGACCTTAGCGGTTCAGGTTCAACTATATATGTATCTTATTTCCATTATAGTGATTACCTTTCCTGAGTCTACCTACTTTACACCTGAATTTTGCGAATGAACTGAGAAAGGGTAGCGAAATATAAGGATCATTGCGCTTGTACGCGAGCAAAAGACATGCGTGAGGTAATTCCAGGCTACCCCTCCTTGTGAGGATGGGAGCACGCCAACATCTCGTAATCAGCACAAATTAGCCGTACGGATGATCACCCGTACGGCTAATTTTGAATTATTCAGCTTTGCGAATTTGGAATTGTTAAGGTTTAACTACAGAGAGAAGAGACTCATTCCCCTCAGAGATCACTGTCACATCTGGAGCAAACGTTGCATCACTTACATGTAACGTTTCTCCAAGTTCCATAGTACTAATGTCAAATTCAATCGACGTTGGCAAGTGTTTCGGCAAGGCTTCCACTTCAATAGAAGATAATTGGACTTGCACGACTCCGCCCTGTTTTGTACCAATCGGTGTGCCGTTGAACTTCACAGGAATTTTAGTACGCAGGATCTCATTGGTCTGCACCTGCTGAAAATCCACATGAAGTAAATCCCGTGTAACTGGATCACGCTGGAGATCTTCCAACAATACAGTCAATGAGCCTTTCTCCTCAAACTGCAGTTCGATAAAACCAGACGTACCCTGCTTCAACCATTTTTGAAATTGTATTGTTGGAATATGAATCATTTCATTCTCCGTATTTTTGCCAAACACAATACCTGGCAAACGCCCGGATTTACGTAAATCCCTAAGTCGGGATGTATTTAATGGAATGCGGGTCTCCGCCACAAAACTAGTAGTCATGCTATGTTCGCTCCTCTTTATTAAATGATATTTTCACATTTTTCATAGTCATCCAACCATCCCCTGTTGGGGCTAAAGAGAGAAACATAGCATCACCACCTCCATATACGATCCAATTGATTTTAAAATACATTTAATGTAAGCACCCACAATATACATGAAGGCACTCTACTCCGAAGAGTAGAATGCCTATGGGATGCTTCAACCCTATCATAGAAACCTAGATTTGTCGATTTAACCCCATAATATGATCAAAAGTGTCTCCATCCAGTCCACATCGTTGATCAGCGTAGAGACCACCCCAACGTGGAGTGGCCTTCATGTCCTCATCTCTAATTTATATATCCTTAATACTCGTTGGATTCGTCAGAATTTATCTATCTTGTACCAGAATATCGGGAGTGGAAACCATCCAACGGGCGCAGCAACTGCCATATAACGACCATGTTGTGTAAGCAGAAGCGCCTGAGCCTGCTGCTTATCAAGGACAACAGCATCGGTCTTAGCAGACCGCTCGACAGTCACACCACTCGCATCCACTCGCGCAGTAATTGGCTGACCGTCCATGACTGTTGAGAACTCCCCCTCTACTATCCCTGTGGTCTTGAACTTGAGTGTCAGATATGCCTCCAATACATTGGCAAAGTCCAGAATATGATACATATCCGATGTCTCAATAACATAGTCTTCCGCAATGTTGCCAAGTGTCGTATTCAGCGGAATATCATATTCCGGTGTAAATATAGATATACGATCTGTTCTGCTATGTACCATATAAGCCTTAATCGTCCGCGAAATATCTGCCGCATTTTCCAACGCAAATTCAGATATTTCATCGCCTGTTTCGTTTACAATTAGATACCCAATCAGTTTACCTTGATCCAGAACGCCCAGCGCCTTTTGATGGAGGCTACCGAAAATAAGTGGCAATTGCTGCACTGCACGTTCAACATAAGCAAGCCGCGAGGTGTTGATGTTATGTGCAAAGGACTCTGCTCCTTCAATCTCGAAGAACGGCCTGAAAGATATTCCTGTGTCGTTCACATGTTTTAAGCCATGGCGCACATTAGCCTCTCCCACAATATACTTGAGCTTTACACCGCCAAGCGTGAAGCCAAAATACTCATACCTCTGCCGCTGACCATATAATACAACCATATCACACGTATTGCGTAATTCCTCAAGCCACATGTCCATGAGCACCTTCATATGTCCTTCGCCACGCGCCCGTGGATGGACCGATACAGTACCTAAATAGCCGGTTCGCAGGGTATAGCCACATACCGTCAGGCGCTCTGGAAAAACAGCTACCTGCGCGCGCAGCCTGCCTTTCTCATCTACAGCTACCTTATGCATGGCAGAAGAATCTACGTTCTTCCCATACCCTTTTGGCATCAGGGTTTCAAAATCCAAGTGAAAAGCATAGTTGGCTAAATCGATACATTCTTCACGCTCATCTGGAGTTGCCATTCTGTATTCAGTCATTTGCCCTATCCTTTCATAACATCAATATTGATAAACAGCCTTCCAAAACATAATTCTAGGAGCATATTCAATATCCTGCCCAGCAGCGTAGAAGAGATCGACCGCATGTAAGCATGAAAAAAACACATCCCTAATTGGGATATAACCTTCTCCCAATCGGATGTGTTTTCCTGTTTTCATATAAAATTTGACTAAGTTCTACATTATGAAGCTTTTGCTGCAACAGCTTTTTCAATTAATGCTTTGGCATCGTTAGTAGTAAGACCTTGTTTAGGTTGAAGTGATTTTTTATCTGTTCCAGCAAAAATACCTTTGTCAATCAGTTTTGCCATAGGTTTAATTGCATAGGCAGACACGGATTTACCATCTTCGAAACTAGCAATAATCGTAGCAGCGTCTTTATCAGTCGCTTGATCTTTTACCAATTTAGCAAGAATGGTAGCTGCTTCTTCACGTGTAATATCCCGATCAGGATAGAAGTTTCCACCATAACCTTGAATGAATCCAGCATGCGTAGCTTCAGCGATTGCATCTGCATATGCAGCATCAGCCGCAACATCCTTGAATGCAGGTGCTGTAGCTACTTCGTTAAGTTTCAACATGTCGACCAGAGCACTTACAAATTCAGCACGAGAAATGACTTCTGTTGTTACAGGTGTTTCTGTTGGCTCAGTAGATGCTGCCAGGTTTGTGATACGTCCTTCATTTTTAGCTTCGATGCTACCGCCTTTATACGTATCTACGATGTACTGGTAGAATACATCCAGATCGATAGGACCTGCCAGGGATGATTTAGCATCCACTAGCACTTTATAGTTATCTCCACCTGCAGCCATAAAGTTGTTAACTACAGCCGTATATGTTTTTGCAGGGTCAATCGTTGTTCCATCTTCAAGACTGAGACCAGTAACACGCTCTGCGACAGGCTTATTGAAATCTGCAGTGTATTTCAAACCAGAGATTTGGAGTGTTTTGGTATTAGGTGTACCGTCAGCATTGGTACCCCATTGCTGCTGCAACAAGGTTTTAACCTGTTCGCCAGTCAGCTCAAGTTTTACTAGAGTATTACCAAACGGTTGGATTTTGGCAAGATCAGCAAAGGTCACATCGCCTTGTGGCAGATCCGCACGAATACCGCCTGGATTCATAAATGCAAAGTCAGCAGCACTTGCCTTATCCCCAAAGTCTGCTTCACGCATTGAATCTGCAATGAGGTTACCTAGAGGGGCTTCGTTATTATAAGCATCTGTACGGGTAACAGAACCATCCGTTGTACCTACTGGCTTCGTCAGCTCAGGATGCTTGTCTAATGATTTTTTAATAATAGCTAAAGATTCAGGGTCTTCTTTTACACCCTCTTGGAAAGTCGTTGTAACAGTCGCTGATTTTTCAGTTACATCCCCGGTAGCAGGGTCAATCATCAGCTTGATATCTTCAAATGCCGTGCCATAGGAGTAAGCTTGAACGATCAACTTTCCATTCACTTCACCGTTAGCCAAAGCATGATTGTCACCTGCAACGATAACGTCAACAGGGGAATCCGCCGGTAAAGCTTTTGCCAGATCAGCTGCTTCTCCAGTGGTTACGCCTTCTTTGGTTGATGCTGGATCATGTGCCAAAACAATGATCGTTTCTACACCTTGGTCTTGCAATTCTTTAGCATATTTATTAACGGCTTCCACTTCTTCTTCTGCGCTTAAGAAACGTACGCCAGCTGTCCCAGATGGAGATACTTTGGCAGGTGTGGATTTC
This window contains:
- a CDS encoding 50S ribosomal protein L25 yields the protein MTTSFVAETRIPLNTSRLRDLRKSGRLPGIVFGKNTENEMIHIPTIQFQKWLKQGTSGFIELQFEEKGSLTVLLEDLQRDPVTRDLLHVDFQQVQTNEILRTKIPVKFNGTPIGTKQGGVVQVQLSSIEVEALPKHLPTSIEFDISTMELGETLHVSDATFAPDVTVISEGNESLLSVVKP
- a CDS encoding GNAT family N-acetyltransferase — encoded protein: MTEYRMATPDEREECIDLANYAFHLDFETLMPKGYGKNVDSSAMHKVAVDEKGRLRAQVAVFPERLTVCGYTLRTGYLGTVSVHPRARGEGHMKVLMDMWLEELRNTCDMVVLYGQRQRYEYFGFTLGGVKLKYIVGEANVRHGLKHVNDTGISFRPFFEIEGAESFAHNINTSRLAYVERAVQQLPLIFGSLHQKALGVLDQGKLIGYLIVNETGDEISEFALENAADISRTIKAYMVHSRTDRISIFTPEYDIPLNTTLGNIAEDYVIETSDMYHILDFANVLEAYLTLKFKTTGIVEGEFSTVMDGQPITARVDASGVTVERSAKTDAVVLDKQQAQALLLTQHGRYMAVAAPVGWFPLPIFWYKIDKF
- a CDS encoding 5'-nucleotidase C-terminal domain-containing protein, translated to MFWKKVLGKSTLRVATAALLLTQLLGAAGSVSAAGNDVEVHLIGINDFHGQLDTTSIVGDKKAGTAPILATYLKEAQAKYEHSLLFHNGDSVGASAPASSLDRDEPTMEWMNMMGFDVGSLGNHEFDQGVAALKAQIFGGLDPKEGKVTHAGAKFDYVNANVIETATGKTLIKPYVIKEVGGVKIGFIGLVTKSTPAKVSPSGTAGVRFLSAEEEVEAVNKYAKELQDQGVETIIVLAHDPASTKEGVTTGEAADLAKALPADSPVDVIVAGDNHALANGEVNGKLIVQAYSYGTAFEDIKLMIDPATGDVTEKSATVTTTFQEGVKEDPESLAIIKKSLDKHPELTKPVGTTDGSVTRTDAYNNEAPLGNLIADSMREADFGDKASAADFAFMNPGGIRADLPQGDVTFADLAKIQPFGNTLVKLELTGEQVKTLLQQQWGTNADGTPNTKTLQISGLKYTADFNKPVAERVTGLSLEDGTTIDPAKTYTAVVNNFMAAGGDNYKVLVDAKSSLAGPIDLDVFYQYIVDTYKGGSIEAKNEGRITNLAASTEPTETPVTTEVISRAEFVSALVDMLKLNEVATAPAFKDVAADAAYADAIAEATHAGFIQGYGGNFYPDRDITREEAATILAKLVKDQATDKDAATIIASFEDGKSVSAYAIKPMAKLIDKGIFAGTDKKSLQPKQGLTTNDAKALIEKAVAAKAS